From Chloroflexota bacterium, the proteins below share one genomic window:
- the hydA gene encoding dihydropyrimidinase: protein MPTTLIRNGRIITATDDYVADIFVDGDKVTLIGANLNVQTDRVIDAIGKYVIPGGVDCHTHMDLPVGTVFSSDDFETGTIAAAHGGTTTIIDFATQARTGSMHAALDEWLAKAQSKAVIDYGMHMIVANLPDDLLPEMDTLVREGVTSFKMFTAYPERLQLDDGTIFKAMQRAGENGGFVMMHAENGSVIDYLVQKLIAEDKTTPNYHPLSRPHQTEADATHRVILLSELAGVPVYIVHVSSHFAMEEIRAARDRGLPVYGETCPQYLWLAYEDYADGSFDGAKFVCSPPIRERANQEPLWRALATDDLQAVATDHCPFCFRAGYKGLPKQKELGKDNFRNIPNGVPGVENRMHLVYQGGVVQRGWSMNRFVQVTSTAAAKLFGLFPRKGTIAIGSDADMVLWDPQRAYTIRAATHFMRVDYNPYEGVTVSGSPSLVMARGRVIFEDDKFLGKPGQGEYLKRGTYAIP from the coding sequence ATGCCTACAACATTGATACGCAACGGACGCATCATCACCGCGACGGACGATTACGTCGCGGATATTTTTGTTGACGGCGACAAGGTCACGCTAATCGGCGCGAACCTGAATGTGCAAACTGACCGCGTGATTGACGCGATCGGCAAGTACGTCATTCCCGGCGGCGTGGATTGCCACACGCACATGGATTTGCCGGTCGGCACGGTTTTCTCGTCGGACGATTTTGAGACTGGCACGATTGCCGCGGCGCACGGCGGCACGACGACGATCATTGATTTCGCGACGCAAGCGCGCACTGGCTCGATGCACGCCGCGCTCGACGAATGGCTCGCCAAAGCGCAAAGCAAGGCGGTGATTGATTACGGGATGCACATGATCGTCGCGAATTTGCCGGACGATTTGTTACCGGAGATGGACACGCTCGTGCGCGAAGGCGTCACGTCGTTCAAGATGTTCACCGCGTACCCCGAACGTTTGCAACTCGATGATGGCACGATTTTCAAAGCGATGCAGCGCGCCGGCGAAAACGGCGGATTCGTGATGATGCACGCGGAAAATGGAAGTGTGATTGATTACCTCGTGCAAAAACTGATCGCCGAGGACAAGACGACGCCGAACTATCACCCGCTCTCGCGTCCGCACCAAACCGAAGCCGACGCGACGCATCGCGTCATTCTGCTCTCCGAACTTGCGGGTGTGCCGGTGTACATCGTCCACGTCTCGTCGCATTTCGCGATGGAGGAAATTCGCGCGGCGCGTGATCGCGGTCTGCCGGTGTACGGCGAAACGTGTCCGCAATATCTGTGGCTCGCGTACGAGGATTATGCGGACGGAAGTTTCGACGGCGCGAAATTCGTTTGCTCGCCGCCGATCCGCGAACGCGCGAACCAGGAACCACTGTGGCGCGCGCTCGCGACGGACGATTTGCAAGCGGTCGCGACGGATCACTGTCCGTTTTGTTTTCGCGCGGGATACAAGGGTTTGCCGAAGCAGAAGGAACTGGGCAAGGACAATTTCAGGAATATTCCAAATGGCGTCCCAGGCGTCGAGAATCGCATGCACTTGGTTTATCAAGGCGGCGTCGTGCAACGCGGCTGGAGCATGAATCGGTTCGTGCAAGTGACGAGCACGGCGGCGGCGAAACTGTTCGGTTTGTTCCCGCGCAAGGGGACGATTGCCATCGGCAGTGACGCGGACATGGTGCTGTGGGACCCGCAACGCGCGTACACGATTCGCGCGGCGACGCACTTTATGCGCGTGGACTATAATCCGTACGAAGGCGTCACCGTGAGCGGTTCGCCTTCGCTCGTGATGGCGCGCGGACGCGTGATTTTCGAGGATGATAAATTCCTGGGCAAGCCGGGGCAAGGTGAGTACTTGAAGCGTGGGACGTACGCAATTCCGTAA